Proteins from one Paenibacillus amylolyticus genomic window:
- a CDS encoding histidine kinase dimerization/phospho-acceptor domain-containing protein, whose translation MDTKSRKNKADRKVPIDLIVIIVAAILWILLLINSYSYTGLSISYSTSSYIQTLLAFIILCLLASRLFLYFKAPQAGRSFWHGSLLMDYFHSWRTGLRASLQNWRITFGIIRMFLLIPIAGICIWQAATYYGVYEQDLLILYVLLYMLFLVPYILSKLGRFIAIINGSKEIAEGNIQNTIQVTGKDGLSKLAGYINNMKAGYQSALENQMKSERLKTELITNVSHDLKTPLTSIINYVDLLKKKICLRRLPEPILKPWTGSRYG comes from the coding sequence TTGGATACAAAATCGAGAAAAAATAAAGCTGATCGGAAGGTTCCAATCGACCTTATTGTCATCATTGTCGCCGCGATCTTATGGATCCTTTTACTCATAAACTCGTATTCATACACGGGGCTGAGTATTAGCTACTCAACTTCAAGTTACATCCAGACGCTGCTTGCCTTCATTATTCTTTGCTTACTGGCAAGCAGACTGTTTCTTTATTTTAAGGCACCTCAAGCTGGACGTTCCTTCTGGCATGGCAGTCTGCTGATGGATTACTTTCATAGCTGGAGAACTGGTCTCAGAGCCAGTTTGCAGAACTGGAGAATAACGTTTGGCATCATCAGGATGTTTCTGCTAATCCCGATAGCGGGCATTTGTATTTGGCAGGCAGCCACATATTACGGTGTATACGAACAGGACTTGCTCATACTTTATGTGTTGCTGTATATGCTGTTTCTGGTTCCGTATATCCTTTCCAAGCTTGGACGCTTCATCGCCATCATCAACGGGAGCAAAGAAATTGCCGAAGGGAATATTCAGAATACGATTCAGGTAACCGGCAAGGATGGCCTATCCAAGCTTGCTGGCTATATTAACAATATGAAAGCCGGGTATCAAAGCGCGCTGGAGAATCAAATGAAGAGCGAACGGTTAAAAACAGAGCTGATTACCAACGTATCACATGATTTGAAGACCCCGCTTACTTCTATTATCAACTATGTTGATTTGTTAAAAAAGAAGATCTGTCTACGGAGACTACCCGAGCCTATATTGAAACCCTGGACCGGAAGTCGCTACGGTTGA
- a CDS encoding ATP-binding protein — MKLLIEDLFEISKIASGTVELDMEYVDVATLLTQAIAESNTSMGQTSPEIRERIAKFPIHAHLDGNKIWRVFENLIGNAQKYSLPGTRIYIYLDESDDQVLFKIQNTAAYEIDFAAEELFERFKRADESRQTEGSGLGLSIVKSIVELHGGEINIEIHGDQFNVILHLPKQRLI; from the coding sequence TTGAAGCTGCTGATTGAAGACCTGTTCGAAATCTCAAAGATCGCCAGCGGTACAGTAGAGCTGGATATGGAGTACGTCGATGTCGCAACCTTGCTGACACAGGCGATTGCCGAGTCCAATACGAGTATGGGACAAACGTCGCCTGAGATTCGGGAGAGGATTGCAAAATTCCCCATTCATGCCCATTTGGACGGCAATAAAATTTGGCGTGTATTCGAAAATTTGATTGGCAACGCGCAGAAATATTCGCTTCCAGGAACCAGAATCTATATTTATCTGGACGAGTCTGATGATCAGGTACTATTTAAAATTCAAAATACTGCTGCGTATGAGATTGATTTTGCTGCGGAAGAGTTGTTCGAACGTTTCAAAAGGGCAGATGAATCCCGTCAGACTGAAGGCTCCGGCCTGGGGCTGTCCATTGTGAAAAGCATCGTTGAGCTGCACGGCGGGGAGATTAACATCGAAATTCACGGCGATCAATTCAACGTTATTCTGCATTTGCCCAAGCAGCGCTTAATCTAA
- a CDS encoding HAMP domain-containing sensor histidine kinase — MINELLLLSRFDKAGSNELEVEKTELNELIQQVAMHMEAKAQDKGIEIKVSTAEGEPNDRGLTRVYANVNPMLMSHAIANLVDNAIKYSGNHSQIKIEMEHTPSEVVIRVRDQGIGIAGDELERVQERFYRAKNASTANGSGLGLSICKEIVERFNGYIDMESQIGEGTTITIVLPRA, encoded by the coding sequence TTGATTAATGAACTGTTATTGCTCTCCCGATTCGATAAGGCTGGTTCTAACGAACTGGAAGTCGAGAAGACAGAATTGAACGAACTGATTCAGCAAGTTGCAATGCATATGGAAGCGAAAGCTCAGGATAAAGGGATCGAGATCAAAGTTAGTACAGCGGAGGGAGAACCGAATGATAGAGGTCTGACAAGAGTCTACGCCAACGTCAATCCCATGTTGATGTCCCATGCCATCGCCAACCTAGTGGACAATGCTATCAAATACTCAGGCAATCACTCCCAGATTAAAATAGAGATGGAACATACACCGAGTGAGGTCGTTATAAGGGTACGTGATCAAGGGATAGGCATCGCGGGTGATGAGCTGGAGCGAGTGCAGGAACGCTTTTACCGAGCGAAAAATGCAAGCACAGCGAACGGCTCAGGTCTTGGACTTTCCATTTGCAAAGAGATTGTCGAGCGATTTAATGGATATATCGACATGGAAAGTCAAATCGGGGAAGGCACGACCATTACGATTGTTTTGCCTCGTGCGTAG
- a CDS encoding HAMP domain-containing protein, giving the protein MNKAIDYYSFITIEKQMMEKADLSELSFREVLAQHRSSSGEPQTEEIVRLALEKLKASGKEVRIYDSSKQLLGLAVDGIIINDGKPLIFDQNIEKALSGSYAYTVTEDHRLYFATPIQNQFYENAYVYEFVDDISYFYAIMDQIRYILFAGAGGFIVLITLASLWIARNTTKPIKVLLGAAQSFSRQEFRRVQLNRKDELGMLAEGLDSMGASFMITFSTRNNLSPTYLTS; this is encoded by the coding sequence GTGAATAAAGCCATTGATTACTACAGCTTCATTACGATTGAGAAACAAATGATGGAGAAGGCGGATCTGTCCGAGCTGTCCTTTCGAGAGGTGTTAGCCCAGCATAGGTCATCCTCAGGAGAGCCGCAGACGGAGGAAATCGTCAGACTTGCTCTGGAGAAGCTGAAAGCTTCAGGCAAGGAAGTACGTATCTATGACAGCTCCAAGCAATTGCTGGGTTTGGCTGTGGATGGCATCATCATTAATGATGGCAAACCGCTTATTTTTGACCAAAATATTGAGAAAGCTCTAAGCGGCAGTTATGCCTACACCGTAACGGAAGATCATCGGCTTTACTTTGCGACCCCCATTCAGAATCAATTTTACGAGAACGCTTATGTGTATGAGTTCGTGGACGACATTTCGTACTTTTATGCGATCATGGACCAAATCCGTTATATCCTGTTTGCAGGTGCAGGCGGTTTCATTGTACTGATTACGTTAGCCAGTCTGTGGATTGCCCGAAATACAACCAAGCCGATCAAGGTGCTGCTTGGCGCTGCACAAAGCTTCTCCAGGCAGGAGTTTCGGAGGGTTCAACTGAACCGGAAGGATGAGCTGGGCATGCTGGCAGAAGGGCTGGATTCCATGGGCGCCAGCTTCATGATTACATTCAGTACCAGAAACAATTTGTCTCCAACGTATCTCACGAGTTAA
- a CDS encoding response regulator transcription factor, whose protein sequence is MKKILVIDDEIAIRDLIELVLRRENYNVQTAEDGKTGLHLLESFQPDLVVLDLMLPDCSGYDLCKEITGKRAVPVIMLSAKNEVIDKVLGLELGAEDYMTKPFDNRELLARIKVILRRNESKEESSEGTEVKSTRIIHEELTFDLESRRVLKNDVPVSLTAKEFKILETLLKRPDKIFTRDELLEIGWGYDFMGDSRSVDMTIMRLRKKLEDNADEPKYIRTIYGFGYQLGGGEA, encoded by the coding sequence TTGAAGAAAATTCTAGTGATTGACGATGAAATCGCCATTCGAGATTTAATTGAGCTGGTGCTACGGCGAGAAAATTACAACGTGCAGACCGCAGAGGACGGCAAAACGGGGCTGCATTTGCTTGAATCTTTTCAACCCGACTTAGTGGTGCTCGACTTGATGCTGCCTGACTGCTCCGGATATGACCTGTGCAAGGAAATTACCGGGAAACGTGCCGTTCCTGTGATCATGCTCTCTGCCAAAAATGAGGTGATCGACAAGGTGCTCGGACTTGAACTGGGCGCGGAAGATTACATGACCAAACCCTTTGACAATCGGGAATTACTCGCTCGAATCAAGGTGATTCTGAGAAGGAACGAGAGCAAGGAGGAATCCAGTGAAGGAACAGAAGTGAAATCTACACGCATCATTCATGAAGAGCTGACATTTGATCTGGAGAGCCGAAGAGTGCTGAAAAACGATGTACCCGTGTCTTTAACGGCCAAAGAGTTTAAAATTCTGGAAACGCTACTCAAAAGACCAGACAAAATCTTTACCCGGGATGAGCTGCTGGAGATTGGATGGGGGTATGACTTCATGGGAGACAGTCGCAGTGTGGATATGACCATCATGCGATTAAGGAAGAAGCTGGAGGATAACGCGGACGAACCGAAATACATCAGGACGATCTATGGATTTGGCTATCAGCTTGGAGGTGGCGAGGCCTGA
- a CDS encoding GlsB/YeaQ/YmgE family stress response membrane protein, which yields MDLLWVLIVGGLIGWLSGNLIGRDVPGGVLGNVIAGFIGSWLGTELLGPRGPVIGGFHIIPAIVGSIIALLIFFALARGGAFRRR from the coding sequence ATGGATCTGCTCTGGGTACTCATTGTTGGTGGACTTATTGGCTGGTTAAGCGGCAACCTGATTGGACGGGACGTACCGGGCGGTGTACTTGGGAACGTTATTGCGGGTTTTATTGGTTCCTGGTTAGGAACGGAATTGTTGGGACCAAGAGGGCCGGTGATTGGCGGATTTCATATTATTCCAGCGATCGTTGGCTCGATTATTGCCCTGCTCATCTTCTTCGCTCTGGCACGCGGCGGAGCTTTCCGAAGACGTTAA
- a CDS encoding MFS transporter: MPNKQNKKAAASSIGFMILGIIVIAANLRTPLTSVGPLVSLIRDDVHISNTLAGLITTVPLLAFALLSPLVPKLGRRYGVERIIWIALMLLTAGILIRSLSGAVNLFIGTVILGFAIAVCNVLLPSIIKRDFPNKIGSMTGVYSISMNLCGAIASGISVPLAMNAGLKWQGALGIWGILSFVSILCWLPQLRSQTKPTATTSQQVARNDVNVWKSPLAWQVTLFMGIQSMVFYVLIAWLPEILKQQGMESNQSGWYLSIMQLAMLPFTFIVPVIAGRMNSQRLLVIITTGLLSTGTLGLLYGSSNVILLWIIILGIGGGFAFSLAMMFFGLRTENAHQAAELSGMAQSIGYLLAAIGPALIGYLHDATNSWNLPLFILLGASILLFIVGIGAAKNRVVGGRNKPNLN, translated from the coding sequence ATGCCGAACAAGCAAAATAAAAAAGCCGCAGCATCCTCTATAGGATTTATGATTCTCGGCATTATTGTTATTGCAGCCAATTTACGTACTCCCTTAACCTCAGTTGGTCCTTTAGTGAGCCTGATCAGGGATGACGTTCATATTTCCAATACATTAGCAGGCCTGATCACAACGGTACCCTTGCTTGCCTTTGCTTTACTGTCGCCTCTGGTACCCAAACTAGGACGAAGATATGGGGTTGAACGTATCATATGGATTGCCCTCATGTTGCTGACTGCAGGTATTCTAATACGATCTTTATCCGGCGCAGTTAATCTGTTTATAGGGACAGTAATTCTTGGGTTCGCCATTGCCGTATGTAATGTATTATTGCCCAGTATCATCAAACGGGATTTCCCCAATAAAATAGGCTCCATGACAGGAGTTTACTCCATTTCAATGAATTTATGTGGAGCTATCGCATCGGGAATAAGTGTACCGCTAGCCATGAATGCAGGGCTAAAGTGGCAGGGCGCACTGGGGATATGGGGAATTCTAAGCTTTGTATCGATCCTCTGTTGGTTACCCCAATTAAGAAGTCAAACGAAACCAACAGCCACAACGAGTCAACAAGTCGCCCGCAACGATGTGAATGTATGGAAATCCCCGCTTGCCTGGCAAGTAACCTTGTTTATGGGTATACAGTCCATGGTATTCTACGTGTTGATCGCATGGTTGCCTGAAATTTTAAAACAGCAGGGAATGGAGTCCAATCAATCCGGATGGTACCTTTCGATCATGCAGTTAGCTATGCTTCCATTTACCTTTATCGTGCCTGTTATTGCTGGACGCATGAATAGCCAACGTTTATTAGTAATCATCACAACTGGTTTGCTATCAACGGGTACGCTCGGACTTCTATACGGAAGCTCCAATGTCATTCTGTTGTGGATCATCATACTTGGAATTGGTGGAGGTTTCGCCTTTAGTTTGGCAATGATGTTTTTCGGGTTACGTACCGAAAATGCGCATCAAGCAGCGGAACTGTCTGGCATGGCGCAATCGATTGGATATCTTCTTGCCGCCATCGGTCCTGCCCTTATCGGATATCTGCATGACGCCACAAATAGTTGGAACCTGCCACTTTTCATTCTGCTTGGCGCATCGATCTTACTCTTTATAGTCGGTATTGGAGCAGCAAAAAATCGAGTCGTGGGTGGTCGAAACAAACCAAATCTAAATTAA
- a CDS encoding XRE family transcriptional regulator, with product MDEINESKQIVLQMGTALKKYRKENNMSLDDLAELTGVSKLTLGNIERGETNPTLAIIWKISKGISLPLLALFQSEDHVSLYRAGEGLQFSNDQQNWIIEPVYKSNGIEMCRAYLQPHSSYHPEGHHVNTTEIATVMTGSIEIQVNEEVYILNQYDTISFRADCPHSYTNHTNSETVLHISLKYGF from the coding sequence ATGGATGAAATCAATGAATCAAAACAAATCGTTTTACAGATGGGCACTGCCTTAAAAAAGTACAGAAAAGAAAACAACATGAGCTTAGATGACTTGGCAGAATTAACGGGCGTAAGCAAACTGACTCTGGGCAATATCGAACGTGGCGAAACAAATCCAACTTTGGCGATAATATGGAAAATTTCAAAAGGCATATCTTTACCGCTATTGGCTTTGTTCCAATCAGAAGACCACGTTAGTTTGTATCGAGCAGGCGAAGGGTTACAATTTTCTAATGATCAACAAAATTGGATCATTGAACCCGTCTATAAAAGCAACGGTATTGAAATGTGTCGGGCTTACTTGCAGCCCCATAGCTCGTATCACCCTGAAGGTCATCATGTGAATACAACGGAAATTGCGACAGTAATGACGGGTTCCATTGAAATTCAAGTGAACGAAGAAGTGTACATATTGAATCAATATGATACGATCAGTTTTCGTGCAGATTGTCCTCACTCTTACACCAATCATACGAATAGCGAAACAGTGCTTCATATTTCCTTAAAGTATGGTTTCTAA
- a CDS encoding NAD(P)-dependent oxidoreductase — translation MKILIVGHFNETAKSNITGYFPQDWNVVIVPPGQEMLHHIIDCQVLIPEHIQVDHTLLANAKQLKLVQTGAGFDNVDIPACTELGIWVANAAGVNAQAVAEHVMALILSYYKNIPFLDNFMKNKKDEHQLDYTGSELKGKTIGIIGLGAIGQKVAAFCRVFDMNVQAYARKAVVQSDDLVKMTDFDTLISTSDIVSVHIPLNPQTKQLINKAAFKKMKNTTLFINTARGGIVNERDLIDALQNGDISGACLDVYETEPLPMDSELRNLANVILTPHTAGLPDGRKFHKIRYDFFINNIKRVDNGEEPASKLNQLI, via the coding sequence ATGAAGATTCTCATTGTTGGTCATTTTAATGAAACTGCAAAATCAAATATTACAGGGTATTTTCCGCAAGACTGGAACGTGGTCATTGTCCCGCCCGGACAAGAAATGCTGCATCATATTATAGATTGCCAGGTACTCATTCCTGAACATATTCAAGTGGATCACACCCTGCTTGCCAACGCCAAACAATTAAAATTGGTTCAGACGGGTGCCGGATTTGATAATGTCGATATTCCTGCCTGTACAGAACTCGGGATATGGGTGGCCAATGCAGCGGGAGTGAATGCACAGGCAGTGGCAGAGCACGTAATGGCTTTGATATTGTCCTATTATAAAAACATCCCCTTTCTTGACAACTTCATGAAAAACAAGAAAGATGAACATCAATTGGACTATACAGGGAGTGAGTTAAAGGGGAAAACGATTGGCATTATCGGTTTGGGTGCGATCGGACAAAAAGTGGCTGCATTTTGCAGGGTTTTTGATATGAATGTGCAGGCTTATGCAAGAAAAGCTGTTGTGCAATCTGACGACTTGGTGAAAATGACCGACTTCGATACGCTAATAAGCACATCGGACATCGTCAGTGTACATATTCCCTTGAATCCGCAAACCAAACAGCTCATCAACAAAGCGGCATTCAAGAAAATGAAGAACACAACTCTGTTTATCAATACAGCCCGCGGTGGGATTGTTAACGAAAGAGACTTGATTGATGCACTACAAAACGGGGATATTTCAGGCGCATGCCTGGATGTATATGAAACTGAACCGCTTCCGATGGACAGTGAGCTCCGGAATCTGGCTAATGTGATACTTACGCCTCATACAGCAGGACTGCCTGATGGTCGGAAATTTCATAAAATCAGATATGATTTCTTTATAAATAATATTAAACGTGTCGATAATGGCGAAGAACCTGCAAGCAAACTCAATCAGTTAATTTAG